The Streptomyces sp. NBC_01689 genome includes a window with the following:
- a CDS encoding PadR family transcriptional regulator — MPTTLPMSAYVVLGLLDRHPGATPYQLDQHIRGSIGYFWSFPRSQLYEEAGRLVRHGLVVEHQERGGRRRRTLSLTDEGRRELRQWLTTPTQAVTEIHDEGLLRLYFQSPDFADAENDGDAVGRLAAEQIQAHGARLAEYEGLVASGRLGAGSPQRATLEVGLRFEQMIIGFWREIAAASTYPSEPTR, encoded by the coding sequence ATGCCGACCACCCTTCCGATGAGCGCGTATGTCGTGCTCGGCCTGCTGGACCGGCACCCCGGGGCGACTCCGTACCAACTCGACCAGCACATCCGCGGGAGCATCGGGTACTTCTGGTCCTTCCCCCGCTCGCAGCTCTACGAGGAGGCCGGGCGGCTGGTGCGGCACGGCCTGGTCGTGGAACACCAGGAGCGAGGCGGCCGCCGTCGCCGTACGTTGTCACTCACGGACGAAGGCCGACGAGAGCTACGGCAGTGGCTCACCACCCCTACGCAGGCGGTGACCGAGATCCATGACGAGGGTCTGCTGCGACTGTATTTCCAGTCCCCGGACTTCGCGGACGCCGAGAACGACGGCGACGCGGTGGGCCGCCTCGCCGCGGAGCAGATCCAGGCCCACGGGGCCCGGCTGGCGGAATACGAGGGGCTGGTGGCGTCCGGGCGGCTCGGGGCCGGATCGCCGCAACGCGCCACCTTGGAGGTGGGGCTGCGGTTCGAGCAGATGATCATCGGCTTCTGGCGGGAGATCGCCGCTGCCTCCACGTACCCGTCGGAGCCGACGCGATGA
- a CDS encoding carotenoid oxygenase family protein codes for MTSETFTNRYLVAGNYAPLQEETTTSSLPVTGELPRELNGRYLRIGPNPRGDVDPATHHWFNGAGMVHGIRLREGKAEWYRSRFVESERGAPNTNVLSHAGRILTLIEAGRPPVEISPDLDRMAIWDCDGALSRGFTAHPKVDPVTGDLHAITYNPRHSSLRYVVLGADGAARHSSDIDVDDGPMVHDMALTESRVVVLDLPVTLAAARRLAQGGGPLTRLPLTWDDRHPARIGILPIDGTAAQVRWIEAPRCFVFHVLNAFDNADGSLTMDVIRYDRMFVRDVWGPSDSEPTLVRWTVNTDRGSVNEEVISEYRVEFPRVDPALTGRAHRYGWFAGFSAHGLMITDDVERDPTDGFGTGPLVKVDTRTGDTTVHDYGPGRVTMEPAFVPRRDAVCEDDGWILSVVHDAHAGRAELVVLDAADLGAAPVARVHLPHRVPFGFHGNWIDDNDLA; via the coding sequence GTGACCAGTGAAACTTTCACCAACCGGTACCTCGTCGCGGGCAACTACGCTCCTCTCCAAGAGGAGACGACTACGTCCTCTCTGCCCGTCACCGGTGAACTGCCGCGCGAACTCAACGGCCGCTACCTGCGGATCGGCCCGAACCCCCGCGGCGATGTCGACCCGGCCACCCACCACTGGTTCAACGGAGCCGGGATGGTGCACGGCATCCGGCTGCGTGAAGGCAAGGCCGAGTGGTACCGCAGCCGGTTCGTCGAGAGCGAGCGGGGCGCGCCCAACACGAACGTCCTCAGCCACGCCGGCCGCATCCTCACCCTCATCGAGGCCGGCAGGCCGCCGGTGGAGATCAGCCCGGACCTCGACCGTATGGCGATCTGGGACTGCGACGGCGCTCTCAGCCGCGGCTTCACCGCCCATCCGAAGGTCGACCCGGTCACCGGCGACCTGCACGCCATCACCTACAACCCGCGTCACAGCTCGCTCCGTTACGTGGTGCTCGGAGCCGACGGCGCGGCCAGGCACAGCAGTGACATCGACGTCGACGACGGCCCGATGGTCCACGACATGGCGCTCACGGAATCCCGCGTGGTCGTGCTCGACCTCCCTGTCACCCTGGCCGCCGCCCGACGTCTCGCACAGGGCGGCGGGCCCCTCACCCGACTGCCCCTCACCTGGGACGACCGCCACCCCGCGCGGATCGGGATCCTGCCGATCGACGGGACGGCGGCACAGGTGCGCTGGATCGAGGCGCCCCGCTGCTTCGTCTTCCACGTCCTCAACGCCTTCGACAACGCCGACGGTTCGCTGACGATGGACGTCATCCGGTACGACCGCATGTTCGTCAGGGACGTCTGGGGGCCGAGCGATTCCGAGCCGACGCTGGTGCGCTGGACCGTCAACACCGACCGGGGCAGCGTCAACGAGGAGGTGATCAGCGAATACCGCGTCGAGTTCCCGCGCGTCGATCCCGCGCTGACCGGCCGTGCGCACCGCTACGGATGGTTCGCCGGGTTCAGCGCCCACGGTCTGATGATCACCGACGACGTCGAGCGCGACCCCACCGACGGCTTCGGCACCGGCCCGCTGGTCAAGGTCGACACCCGCACGGGTGACACCACCGTCCATGACTACGGTCCGGGACGGGTCACGATGGAGCCCGCCTTCGTACCGCGCCGGGACGCCGTGTGCGAGGACGACGGCTGGATTCTCTCGGTCGTCCACGACGCCCACGCCGGCCGTGCCGAACTGGTCGTCCTCGACGCGGCCGACCTGGGCGCCGCTCCGGTCGCGCGGGTGCACCTGCCCCATCGTGTGCCCTTCGGCTTCCACGGGAACTGGATCGACGACAACGACCTCGCCTAG
- a CDS encoding SigE family RNA polymerase sigma factor: MRDARVFDDFYAGHVHRLTGQLYAMTGSLAEAEDLVQEAFARAWQNWEKVSGYADPAAWVRSVACRIRVSVWRKAVNRLTAHRRHGVLDDVPGASPDYVAIVAALRRIPYEQRRAIVLHHLVGLSVEETARETGVASGTVKARLSRGRQLMAPHLSDIAGDRPRGAGGRPRSGPATVPPRDVPAAATDAVGSADREVHHHD; encoded by the coding sequence ATGCGCGATGCGCGCGTCTTCGATGATTTCTACGCCGGTCATGTGCACCGGCTGACAGGCCAGTTGTACGCGATGACCGGCAGCCTCGCCGAGGCGGAGGACCTGGTGCAGGAGGCCTTCGCGCGGGCCTGGCAGAACTGGGAGAAGGTGTCCGGATACGCCGACCCGGCAGCGTGGGTGCGTTCGGTGGCCTGCCGCATCAGGGTGAGCGTCTGGCGGAAGGCGGTCAACCGTCTCACGGCCCATCGACGTCACGGTGTGCTCGACGACGTTCCCGGAGCGAGCCCTGACTACGTCGCGATCGTCGCGGCGTTGCGGCGTATCCCGTACGAGCAGCGGCGGGCGATCGTGCTGCATCATCTCGTCGGGCTGTCCGTCGAGGAGACCGCGCGGGAGACCGGTGTCGCGTCGGGCACGGTCAAGGCCCGGTTGTCGCGCGGGCGTCAGCTGATGGCTCCCCATCTGTCCGACATCGCGGGTGACCGCCCGCGCGGTGCCGGTGGCCGGCCCCGATCGGGACCGGCGACCGTGCCCCCTCGCGACGTACCCGCTGCCGCGACCGATGCCGTCGGCTCCGCCGACCGGGAGGTGCACCACCATGACTGA